Proteins encoded in a region of the Elaeis guineensis isolate ETL-2024a chromosome 7, EG11, whole genome shotgun sequence genome:
- the LOC105061458 gene encoding peptidyl-prolyl cis-trans isomerase CYP18-2 has product MWGSADGGPPEITLETSMGPFTVEMYYKHAPKTCRNFVELSRRGYYDNVQFHRIIKDFIVQGGDPTGTGRGGESIYGSKFEDEIKPELKHTGAGIISMANAGPNTNGSQFFITLAPCQSLDGKHTIFGRVCRGMEIIKRLGSVQTDKNDRPIHDVKILRTIVKD; this is encoded by the exons ATGTGGGGAAGCGCCGACGGAGGCCCGCCGGAGATCACCTTGGAGACCTCCATGGGTCCCTTCACCGTCGAG ATGTACTACAAGCACGCGCCTAAGACCTGCCGGAACTTCGTCGAGCTCTCCCGCAGAGGCTACTACGACAACGTCCAGTTCCACCGGATCATCAAA GATTTTATAGTGCAGGGTGGGGATCCAACGGGCACTGGAAGGGGCGGTGAATCCATCTACGG CTCAAAGTTTGAGGATGAGATAAAACCCGAGTTGAAGCATACAGGGGCAGGTATTATATCAATGGCAAATGCTGGTCCTAACACGAATGGAAGCCAGTTCTTTATCACTCTAGCACCATGTCAATCATTGGATG GAAAACATACAATTTTTGGGAGAGTTTGCAGAGGGATGGAAATCATCAAACGACTTGGAAGTGTGCAAACTGATAAGAATGATAG GCCTATCCATGATGTGAAGATATTGCGAACTATAGTCAAAGATTGA